One Parasphingorhabdus cellanae genomic region harbors:
- the creD gene encoding cell envelope integrity protein CreD, with product MTENAEPIQSPEQTAKPERSPGAKFLLVLLTGFLLAIPLFASWLLIYDRQNQSEQAERSIVTGWGGQQVFAGPKIVLPYRAKVQESVEQDGKTVTRTNVVTRELYISPEVMTFDSDIKTEVKSRSIYEVVIYNTNVTGSASFKLPEDFDRSGIDPADIDFARAEIRFGLSDARGLSADNKLTVDGQPLVLQPGKGLGETGNTGFFSWLDATALADGEMAIEFDVKFRGTESLTMVPDAGQTNWSVTSKWPHPSFTGGFLPDNEVTETGFTAKYGISNLALGSSLTSTQAGQQVFPQNSNRSFDSYGGGGAESASSVTVNLIQPVDLYDQVSRATKYGFLFIGFTFVAFLLFDLIGGVRISSVQYILVGVALVLFFILLLAFAEIIGFALAYVAASVATIGLITAYAASVLSSWRRASIIGGLLAALYGVIYILLSLEAYSLLIGSLLIFAALAGVMFVTRRLDWSRSLQKTNAT from the coding sequence ATGACTGAAAACGCCGAACCTATTCAATCGCCGGAGCAAACGGCAAAACCGGAAAGATCGCCCGGCGCTAAATTTCTTTTGGTGCTGCTAACGGGCTTCCTGCTTGCGATTCCGTTATTCGCTAGCTGGCTGCTGATTTACGACCGCCAAAACCAGAGCGAGCAGGCGGAGCGATCCATTGTCACGGGTTGGGGTGGTCAGCAAGTGTTCGCCGGGCCGAAGATCGTTTTGCCTTACAGAGCAAAGGTTCAGGAATCAGTGGAACAGGACGGCAAGACTGTTACCCGCACCAATGTGGTTACACGCGAACTCTATATCTCGCCAGAAGTCATGACTTTTGACAGCGACATCAAGACCGAAGTCAAAAGCCGCTCCATCTATGAAGTCGTGATTTACAACACCAATGTAACCGGTTCTGCTTCCTTCAAATTGCCCGAGGATTTTGATCGTTCCGGTATTGATCCGGCAGATATCGATTTTGCCCGCGCTGAGATTCGCTTCGGCCTTTCGGATGCAAGAGGCTTGTCGGCTGACAATAAGCTGACCGTTGATGGCCAACCGCTGGTTTTACAGCCGGGTAAAGGCCTTGGCGAAACCGGTAACACCGGTTTCTTTTCGTGGCTGGATGCGACCGCTTTGGCAGACGGTGAAATGGCTATAGAATTTGACGTAAAATTCCGCGGAACGGAGAGCCTGACAATGGTGCCAGATGCGGGGCAGACCAACTGGTCCGTCACATCAAAATGGCCGCACCCAAGCTTTACGGGCGGTTTCTTGCCCGATAATGAAGTCACGGAAACAGGCTTCACCGCGAAATATGGTATATCCAATCTGGCCCTGGGTAGCTCGCTGACCTCCACGCAAGCGGGGCAGCAGGTTTTTCCACAAAATAGTAACCGATCATTTGACTCCTACGGCGGCGGTGGAGCGGAGAGCGCATCCAGCGTGACCGTCAATCTCATCCAGCCCGTTGATCTTTATGATCAAGTCAGCCGGGCGACCAAATATGGTTTCCTGTTTATCGGCTTTACCTTTGTCGCTTTCTTGCTGTTCGATCTGATCGGTGGCGTACGGATTTCTTCCGTCCAGTATATCCTGGTTGGCGTTGCGCTGGTGCTGTTCTTCATCCTGCTGCTCGCCTTTGCCGAGATTATCGGCTTTGCGCTTGCCTATGTCGCGGCATCGGTAGCCACGATTGGATTGATCACGGCCTATGCCGCATCGGTTCTGTCCAGTTGGCGAAGGGCATCGATTATCGGCGGCTTGCTCGCTGCACTTTACGGTGTGATCTACATCCTGCTGAGCCTTGAGGCTTACTCTCTGCTCATCGGTTCACTGTTGATCTTTGCCGCTCTGGCCGGGGTGATGTTTGTTACCCGCCGGTTGGATTGGTCGCGTTCGTTGCAAAAGACCAACGCAACCTAA
- a CDS encoding alpha-hydroxy acid oxidase, whose amino-acid sequence MNDFRSLAKKRLPFPIFDYIDGAADDEVTRRRNTEAYEACDLVPNVLAGVETIDMKTTVMGQELAMPLFLSPTALQRLFHWQGERGVARAAEKFGTFFGISSLATVSIEEIGKSISTPKMFQLYVHKDKGLNRSMVERCKAAKFDAITLTVDTIVGGNRERCLRSGFTSPPKITPASFLSYATKPAWAVNYMLREKFELSNLKDHVAEGTNVALSVAEYFSTMLDQSLDWRMAEDVRKDWGGEFCLKGIMSVEDAKRAVDIGATAIMVSNHGGRQLDGSRAPFDQLAEICEAVGDRIDVICDGGITRGSHVLKALSVGAKACSGGRLYLYALAAAGQAGVERSLGLLQAEIERDMKLMGVTSVDQLNRDNLRYRT is encoded by the coding sequence GTGAACGACTTTCGTTCGCTGGCGAAAAAACGTCTTCCTTTTCCGATCTTTGACTATATTGATGGCGCCGCTGATGACGAAGTGACCCGTCGCCGTAATACCGAAGCCTATGAGGCGTGCGACCTTGTACCCAATGTCCTCGCCGGGGTCGAGACAATCGATATGAAGACGACAGTCATGGGCCAGGAACTCGCTATGCCTTTGTTCCTTTCACCCACGGCCTTGCAACGCCTGTTCCACTGGCAAGGCGAACGCGGCGTGGCGCGAGCCGCCGAGAAATTCGGGACATTTTTTGGTATCTCTTCGCTGGCGACGGTCAGCATTGAGGAAATCGGGAAGAGCATCAGCACACCCAAAATGTTCCAGCTCTATGTTCACAAGGACAAGGGCCTTAACAGATCGATGGTCGAACGCTGCAAGGCCGCGAAATTCGATGCGATCACCCTGACCGTCGACACCATCGTCGGTGGCAATCGGGAACGCTGCCTGCGCTCCGGATTTACCAGCCCGCCCAAAATTACACCTGCCAGTTTCCTGAGCTACGCGACCAAACCGGCCTGGGCCGTCAATTATATGCTTCGCGAGAAATTTGAACTGTCCAACCTTAAAGACCATGTCGCGGAGGGTACCAATGTTGCACTATCGGTGGCGGAATATTTCTCAACTATGCTCGATCAATCACTCGACTGGCGCATGGCGGAAGATGTGCGCAAGGACTGGGGCGGTGAATTTTGTTTAAAAGGCATTATGTCCGTGGAAGACGCCAAACGCGCGGTAGATATTGGCGCAACAGCGATCATGGTTTCCAACCATGGTGGACGGCAACTGGATGGATCCCGCGCGCCTTTTGATCAGCTTGCAGAGATCTGCGAAGCGGTAGGCGACCGGATAGATGTCATTTGCGACGGCGGGATCACCCGCGGCAGCCATGTGCTGAAAGCGTTAAGCGTTGGTGCAAAGGCCTGTTCCGGAGGGCGGCTTTACCTCTATGCCCTGGCAGCGGCGGGGCAGGCAGGGGTTGAACGCAGCCTCGGCTTGCTGCAAGCTGAGATTGAACGGGACATGAAACTTATGGGTGTGACATCCGTTGATCAGTTGAACCGTGACAACTTGCGGTACCGGACTTGA